One Niabella beijingensis DNA window includes the following coding sequences:
- a CDS encoding sugar phosphate nucleotidyltransferase encodes MKPTLVILAAGMASRYGSMKQVEAFGPSGETIMDYSIADAISAGFGKIVFLIRKQFESNFRELFASKLDGKVNYEFAFQELDMYLDGAEIPAERTKPWGTGHAVLSTQNVVKEPFAVINADDFYGADSFKKAFGFLTAGADEKTYAVVGYNLMNTLSDHGTVNRGVCGLDANGNLESVVERYNIAEQGAVVIADDGQEPRELSKDTTVSMNFWCFHPSIYKWYEEQFKLFIKENINVPKSEFLIPAVVDHFIKEGGVVKVIKTDAPWFGVTYKEDAPAVQKQLNDLIAQGAYTTNLWG; translated from the coding sequence ATGAAACCAACGTTAGTGATCTTAGCAGCCGGTATGGCATCCCGTTACGGAAGCATGAAACAGGTGGAGGCGTTCGGGCCTTCCGGAGAAACCATTATGGATTATTCCATTGCTGATGCCATCAGCGCCGGATTTGGAAAAATTGTGTTTTTGATCCGTAAGCAGTTCGAGTCCAATTTCCGCGAATTGTTTGCTTCCAAACTCGATGGGAAAGTAAATTATGAGTTTGCCTTCCAGGAACTGGATATGTACCTGGATGGTGCGGAAATACCCGCTGAGCGTACCAAACCCTGGGGAACAGGCCACGCGGTTTTAAGCACACAGAATGTGGTGAAGGAACCCTTTGCGGTGATCAACGCGGATGATTTTTACGGAGCGGACTCCTTTAAAAAGGCGTTCGGATTTTTAACGGCCGGTGCCGATGAAAAGACCTACGCAGTGGTAGGGTATAACCTGATGAACACGCTGTCGGATCATGGAACCGTAAACCGCGGTGTTTGCGGACTGGATGCGAACGGCAACCTCGAGAGCGTGGTGGAACGTTACAATATTGCGGAGCAGGGTGCTGTGGTGATCGCCGATGACGGCCAGGAGCCCCGGGAACTTTCAAAAGATACAACGGTGTCCATGAATTTCTGGTGTTTCCATCCTTCCATTTATAAATGGTATGAAGAGCAATTTAAACTTTTCATCAAAGAAAATATCAATGTACCGAAGTCCGAATTCCTGATCCCCGCCGTAGTGGATCATTTTATTAAAGAAGGCGGAGTGGTGAAGGTCATTAAAACAGACGCACCCTGGTTTGGGGTTACTTATAAGGAAGATGCTCCTGCGGTTCAGAAACAGCTGAATGACCTTATAGCTCAGGGTGCTTATACCACCAACCTCTGGGGATAA
- a CDS encoding 1-aminocyclopropane-1-carboxylate deaminase/D-cysteine desulfhydrase: protein MEPIREDLAVLEAVPWMGNGNTSVDVLRLDRIHPQVSGNKWYKLRYYLEAAQQEGKAIVTFGGAYSNHILATAAACNLTGLRCAGIIRGEAPSGYAPTLADAASLGMELHFISRQDYKEKILPQAVNNAGWLVIPEGGYGTTGMQGAATIPVPAGMYDQICCATGTGTMLAGLMQRAVAPAGISGFSVLKNHKSLTQEIAALYPRYPGKCRIYPDFHFGGYAKYNATLLRFMNELYDRTGIPTDFVYTAKLFYGVKAVLEKDFSDCRKLLVIHSGGLQGNRSLPKGTLIF from the coding sequence ATGGAACCGATCCGTGAAGATTTAGCTGTTTTGGAAGCCGTGCCCTGGATGGGGAACGGAAACACTTCGGTAGATGTGCTCCGGCTCGACAGGATCCATCCGCAGGTGAGCGGTAATAAGTGGTACAAACTGCGCTATTACCTGGAAGCTGCCCAACAGGAAGGAAAGGCCATTGTTACTTTCGGGGGGGCCTATTCCAACCACATCCTCGCAACCGCTGCTGCCTGCAACTTAACAGGCCTGCGCTGCGCCGGTATTATCCGCGGCGAAGCGCCTTCCGGATACGCGCCAACCCTTGCAGATGCTGCATCCCTGGGCATGGAACTGCATTTTATCTCACGGCAGGATTATAAAGAAAAGATCCTGCCCCAGGCAGTAAACAACGCCGGATGGCTGGTAATACCTGAAGGTGGTTATGGCACAACGGGCATGCAGGGCGCCGCCACCATTCCCGTTCCTGCCGGTATGTACGACCAGATCTGCTGTGCCACAGGAACGGGCACCATGCTGGCCGGGCTGATGCAGCGGGCCGTTGCCCCGGCAGGCATTTCCGGGTTCAGTGTGCTGAAAAATCATAAAAGCTTAACACAGGAGATTGCGGCACTCTATCCCCGGTATCCCGGAAAATGCAGGATCTACCCTGATTTTCATTTTGGCGGCTATGCAAAATATAATGCCACCCTCCTTCGTTTTATGAATGAATTATATGACCGGACGGGCATCCCTACCGACTTTGTATATACCGCCAAATTGTTCTACGGCGTAAAAGCAGTACTGGAAAAGGATTTCAGTGATTGCAGAAAACTGCTGGTCATTCACAGCGGGGGGCTGCAGGGAAACCGGTCGCTGCCAAAAGGAACGTTAATTTTTTAA
- a CDS encoding aspartate carbamoyltransferase catalytic subunit produces MKLSTKHLLGIKDLTKGDISLFLDTAVQFKEVLQRPVKKVPSLRDVTIVNLFYENSTRTRISFELAEKRLSADTINFTASGSSVSKGETLLDTVNNILSMKVDMVVMRHSATGAPHFLARHIPAAIVNAGDGINEHPTQGLLDAFSIREKIGTLSGTKVAIIGDIMHSRVAMSNMYLLTKMGAKVTVCGPPTLVPKYIEEAFGVTVNYNLQETLNWCDVANVLRIQLERQNQVLFSSLREYNLSYGISRKLLASLKKDIVIMHPGPINRGVELDSDVADSGQSIILQQVENGVAVRMAVLYLLSNKNQ; encoded by the coding sequence ATGAAGCTTTCCACCAAACATTTATTGGGTATTAAAGATCTTACTAAAGGTGATATTTCCCTTTTCCTAGATACAGCAGTTCAGTTCAAAGAAGTTTTACAGCGGCCGGTGAAAAAGGTACCGTCCCTGAGGGATGTTACGATCGTAAACCTGTTTTACGAAAACTCTACAAGGACCCGCATCTCCTTTGAGCTGGCGGAGAAGCGTCTTTCGGCGGATACGATCAATTTTACAGCATCGGGCTCATCCGTATCCAAGGGAGAGACCCTGCTGGACACCGTGAATAATATCCTCTCCATGAAAGTGGATATGGTGGTCATGCGGCACAGTGCCACGGGCGCGCCTCATTTCCTCGCCCGGCATATACCGGCAGCGATCGTCAACGCCGGTGATGGCATCAATGAACATCCTACCCAGGGACTGCTGGACGCGTTTTCCATCCGTGAAAAGATCGGAACGCTCAGCGGGACGAAGGTGGCCATCATCGGGGATATCATGCACAGCCGGGTAGCTATGAGCAATATGTACCTGCTTACCAAAATGGGCGCAAAGGTAACCGTGTGCGGTCCGCCCACATTGGTGCCGAAATATATTGAGGAGGCTTTTGGAGTAACGGTGAATTATAATTTACAGGAAACACTGAACTGGTGCGATGTGGCCAATGTGCTGCGCATCCAGCTGGAGCGGCAGAACCAGGTGTTGTTCTCCTCGCTGCGGGAATATAACCTGTCTTATGGTATCAGCAGAAAATTACTGGCAAGTCTGAAGAAAGACATCGTGATCATGCACCCCGGCCCGATCAACAGGGGCGTGGAGCTGGATAGTGATGTGGCCGACAGCGGACAATCGATCATCCTGCAGCAGGTGGAAAACGGCGTGGCGGTGAGAATGGCGGTGCTCTATCTGCTTTCAAATAAAAATCAATAA
- the miaB gene encoding tRNA (N6-isopentenyl adenosine(37)-C2)-methylthiotransferase MiaB — protein sequence MLDVATTKVLDETRQGEQFAPFTNDPNSYAKRFYIESYGCQMNFADSEVVAAILNKEGFGATRNVEEADLIFINTCSIREKAEQTVRKRLSDFKRLKAGRPGTLIGVLGCMAERLKSKFLEEEKLVDIVVGPDAYRSLPRLVDEANDGQKSVNVLLSREETYADIAPVRLNSNGVSAFVSIMRGCNNMCSFCVVPFTRGRERSRDAESIINECKDLFEKGYKEVTLLGQNVDSYHYIPKDGTEADAISFASLLEQVALISPELRVRFSTSHPKDITDDVLHTMAAHENICKCIHLPVQSGSTRILQLMNRTYTREWYMKKVDRIREILPDCSITSDIIAGFCTETDQDHQDTLSIMDYSNYVYGYMFYYSERPGTLAQRRYQDDIPLEIKKQRLQEIIEKQNQLSLADYKKDIGATYKVLIDGDSKRSSAQWVGRTSQNKVVIFPKPEESTHQKGDYVFVQINDCTQATLFGTIV from the coding sequence ATGTTAGATGTAGCAACAACAAAGGTGCTTGATGAGACGCGTCAGGGAGAGCAGTTTGCGCCCTTTACGAATGACCCTAACAGCTATGCAAAGCGTTTTTACATAGAAAGTTATGGCTGCCAGATGAACTTTGCCGACAGTGAAGTGGTGGCAGCTATTTTAAATAAGGAAGGATTTGGCGCCACCCGGAATGTGGAGGAAGCAGATCTTATTTTTATCAACACCTGTTCCATTCGGGAAAAAGCGGAACAGACGGTTCGTAAACGGCTCTCCGATTTTAAAAGGCTGAAAGCCGGCCGGCCCGGCACCCTTATCGGTGTGCTGGGCTGCATGGCGGAACGCCTCAAATCCAAATTCCTGGAAGAAGAGAAACTGGTGGATATTGTTGTAGGACCCGATGCCTACCGCAGTTTACCCCGCCTGGTGGATGAAGCCAACGACGGACAAAAAAGTGTGAATGTGCTTTTGAGCCGTGAAGAGACTTATGCGGATATTGCGCCCGTACGGCTCAACAGCAATGGTGTCAGCGCTTTTGTAAGCATTATGCGGGGGTGTAACAATATGTGTTCTTTCTGTGTGGTGCCGTTCACGAGAGGAAGAGAGCGCAGCCGGGATGCGGAAAGCATCATCAATGAATGTAAAGATCTTTTTGAAAAAGGATATAAAGAGGTGACCCTGCTGGGACAGAACGTGGATTCTTACCACTACATCCCCAAAGACGGGACCGAAGCCGATGCGATCAGTTTTGCCAGCCTGCTGGAACAGGTCGCACTGATTTCCCCCGAATTGAGAGTACGGTTTTCCACCTCCCACCCTAAAGACATTACCGATGACGTATTGCATACGATGGCAGCACATGAAAATATCTGCAAATGCATCCACCTGCCCGTTCAAAGCGGCTCCACGCGCATATTACAGCTGATGAACCGTACCTATACCCGTGAATGGTATATGAAAAAGGTGGACCGGATCCGCGAGATCCTGCCCGATTGCAGCATCACCTCCGATATCATTGCAGGTTTTTGTACGGAAACCGATCAGGATCACCAGGACACGCTATCCATTATGGATTACAGCAACTATGTGTACGGGTATATGTTCTATTACAGCGAGCGCCCGGGCACACTGGCCCAGCGCCGTTACCAGGACGATATTCCCCTGGAAATAAAAAAGCAGCGGCTGCAGGAGATCATTGAAAAACAAAATCAGCTGTCGCTGGCGGACTATAAAAAAGATATCGGGGCCACCTATAAAGTGCTGATCGATGGCGACAGCAAGCGCAGCAGTGCGCAGTGGGTGGGCCGGACCTCTCAGAACAAAGTAGTGATCTTTCCCAAACCGGAGGAAAGCACCCATCAAAAGGGCGATTATGTTTTTGTGCAGATCAATGACTGTACACAGGCCACGCTGTTTGGTACGATCGTATAA
- a CDS encoding acylphosphatase, protein MKKIVVTGKVQGVFFRKTAKQEADRLHLYGSVENQDDGSVLIHVTGNSGALQQFINWCGKGPRDAVITNINITDIPETETYTSFEVLR, encoded by the coding sequence ATGAAAAAAATTGTTGTCACCGGAAAAGTACAGGGTGTATTCTTCAGAAAAACGGCAAAGCAAGAGGCGGACCGGCTACATCTTTACGGTTCCGTGGAGAACCAGGACGACGGCTCGGTACTGATCCATGTCACGGGCAACTCCGGTGCCCTGCAGCAATTCATCAACTGGTGCGGCAAAGGCCCCCGGGATGCAGTAATAACAAATATTAATATAACCGATATCCCTGAAACAGAGACGTATACAAGCTTTGAGGTCCTTCGTTGA
- a CDS encoding DUF1572 family protein has product MKEDLFIKSAIQQFKDYKALAERTFAQLNEADFHFQPDTANNNLAVNITHLHGNMRSRWTNFLTEDGEKEWRSRDAEFEEQHLDHTALLRLWEEGWKCLLGALESLRPEDLEKTVTIRTKPLTVIEAIHRQLAHYSYHVGQIVFIGKHIRKDQWQDLSIAKGQSAAYNDQMKTEIK; this is encoded by the coding sequence ATGAAAGAAGATCTCTTTATAAAAAGCGCTATTCAGCAGTTTAAGGATTATAAAGCCCTTGCTGAAAGAACATTTGCACAATTAAACGAAGCCGATTTCCATTTCCAGCCGGACACGGCCAATAATAACCTGGCGGTGAACATCACCCATCTGCATGGCAACATGCGCAGCCGCTGGACCAACTTCCTCACCGAAGACGGTGAAAAGGAATGGCGCAGCCGGGATGCAGAGTTTGAAGAACAGCACCTGGACCATACAGCGCTGCTGCGGCTTTGGGAGGAAGGCTGGAAATGCCTGCTGGGCGCGCTGGAATCACTGCGGCCGGAGGACCTTGAAAAAACCGTCACCATCCGTACAAAGCCATTGACAGTTATTGAAGCGATACACCGGCAGCTGGCGCACTACTCCTATCACGTAGGCCAGATCGTATTTATCGGTAAACACATCCGGAAAGACCAATGGCAGGACCTGTCAATAGCAAAAGGACAATCGGCAGCATACAACGATCAAATGAAAACGGAAATAAAATAA
- the coaD gene encoding pantetheine-phosphate adenylyltransferase, translating into MSKICLFPGTFDPITLGHVDIINRALPLFDKIIVGIGINTSKSPMFSAEKRLSWIRAIYPDNTRIEGAIYEGLTVNFCREIGARFILRGIRYVSDFEYEKTIADANRALDHTIETIFLTGEPKYTSVASTIVRDIIKNNGDASPFLPAEVYASLND; encoded by the coding sequence ATGTCAAAGATCTGCTTATTCCCCGGAACCTTTGATCCCATTACCCTGGGGCATGTGGACATTATTAACAGGGCGTTGCCGCTGTTCGACAAGATCATTGTGGGCATTGGTATCAATACTTCCAAAAGCCCGATGTTCAGCGCAGAAAAAAGACTGAGCTGGATCCGGGCGATCTACCCGGATAATACACGTATCGAAGGCGCGATCTATGAAGGGCTTACCGTAAATTTCTGCAGGGAGATCGGTGCCCGTTTTATATTAAGAGGCATCCGTTATGTGAGCGATTTTGAATATGAAAAAACAATCGCCGATGCCAACCGCGCGCTGGATCATACGATTGAAACGATCTTCCTTACGGGAGAACCCAAATACACGTCTGTGGCGTCCACCATTGTCCGGGATATCATCAAGAACAATGGGGATGCAAGTCCGTTCCTTCCGGCAGAAGTATACGCCTCATTAAACGACTGA
- a CDS encoding 3-keto-disaccharide hydrolase encodes MKKQLYLAFAALYASNLLCAQDGDPKITEVWNPEPRIVTPGATSADPPSDAVVLFDGSGLSAWERADGSGPATWKVGDKALTVVKGAGAIRTKQSFGDCQLHVEWRAPAEVKGDGQGRGNSGIFLMSNYELQVLDSYKNRTYSNGQAGSIYKQLMPLANASRKPGEWQTYDIIFTAPRFNKDSTVKSQGRITVIHNGVLVQNNAAILGATQYIGIPQNIFHKEKEPIILQDHGNPVSFRNIWIRELE; translated from the coding sequence ATGAAAAAGCAACTTTATCTTGCGTTTGCGGCCCTCTATGCAAGCAATCTTTTATGCGCCCAGGATGGCGACCCGAAAATTACCGAAGTATGGAACCCCGAGCCCCGTATAGTAACGCCGGGTGCAACAAGCGCCGATCCCCCCTCTGATGCGGTCGTTTTATTCGATGGCTCCGGTTTATCTGCATGGGAACGTGCAGACGGCAGCGGACCTGCAACATGGAAAGTAGGTGATAAAGCACTCACCGTAGTAAAAGGAGCCGGTGCTATCCGTACCAAACAATCCTTCGGCGACTGCCAGCTGCATGTGGAATGGCGCGCTCCTGCTGAAGTAAAAGGAGATGGACAGGGACGCGGAAACAGCGGTATCTTTTTAATGAGTAATTATGAACTGCAGGTGCTCGACAGTTACAAGAACCGCACTTACAGCAATGGCCAGGCCGGAAGCATTTACAAGCAACTGATGCCGCTTGCCAATGCATCACGCAAACCGGGAGAATGGCAGACCTATGATATCATTTTTACAGCACCCCGGTTTAACAAGGACAGCACAGTAAAATCACAGGGACGCATCACGGTAATCCATAATGGTGTGCTGGTACAGAATAACGCAGCCATTTTAGGTGCCACCCAATACATCGGCATTCCCCAGAATATTTTTCATAAAGAAAAAGAGCCCATCATACTCCAGGATCATGGTAATCCCGTAAGCTTCCGGAACATCTGGATCCGCGAACTGGAATAA
- a CDS encoding GAF domain-containing protein, whose protein sequence is MAEDLIISKGSKEAQYQSLIPQIRALTEGEPDLIANLSNIAAALKEQFSWWWVGFYLVKNEELVLGPFQGPVACTRIKKGRGVCGTAWQQAATVIVPDVEQFPGHIACSSASRSEIVVPVIRNGAVVAVLDADSEQQGHFDTIDQQHLETIVQQLHF, encoded by the coding sequence ATGGCAGAAGATCTTATCATCAGTAAAGGCTCAAAAGAAGCACAGTACCAATCATTGATCCCGCAGATCCGCGCACTGACCGAAGGAGAACCGGACCTGATCGCCAATCTTTCCAATATTGCCGCCGCGTTGAAAGAACAGTTCAGCTGGTGGTGGGTCGGCTTCTATCTTGTAAAGAACGAAGAGCTGGTGCTGGGGCCGTTCCAGGGACCGGTAGCCTGCACCCGTATTAAAAAAGGACGCGGCGTCTGTGGTACCGCCTGGCAGCAGGCTGCAACGGTCATCGTGCCGGACGTGGAACAGTTTCCGGGCCATATCGCCTGCAGCAGCGCTTCAAGATCAGAGATCGTTGTGCCGGTGATCCGCAACGGAGCAGTTGTGGCGGTGCTGGATGCCGACAGCGAGCAGCAGGGTCATTTTGACACCATTGATCAGCAACACCTCGAAACAATAGTGCAGCAACTGCATTTTTAA